The following are encoded together in the Desulfonauticus submarinus genome:
- the rhuM gene encoding RhuM family protein, with product MTTTNEIIIYQHKDKKIEVSLREETIWLSLNQIAEFFDVQKVAISKHIKNIYDSGELQRESTVSILETVQIEGKRKVKRKITYYNLDVIISVGYRVNSQKATMFRIWQQMF from the coding sequence ATGACCACTACCAACGAAATAATCATCTACCAACACAAAGACAAAAAAATAGAAGTCTCCCTGCGGGAAGAGACGATATGGCTATCTCTTAATCAAATTGCGGAATTTTTTGATGTTCAAAAGGTAGCGATTTCAAAACACATTAAAAACATATATGACTCTGGAGAGCTTCAAAGGGAGTCAACTGTTTCCATTTTGGAAACAGTTCAAATTGAAGGTAAGAGAAAAGTTAAAAGAAAAATAACTTATTACAACCTGGATGTCATAATCTCCGTAGGATATAGGGTTAACTCCCAAAAAGCCACAATGTTTCGTATATGGCAACAAATGTTTTAA
- the cas5b gene encoding type I-B CRISPR-associated protein Cas5b: MKIVVFDIWGDLGHFRVPYTTSSPLTFPIPPKTALYGIVGAVLGYDKKNYLEKFQNRKWKFAIGIKNKISTIRIAENVINTKVVKMFARMPRGKSCRTQINFEFLKNPYFRIYVTSLDNNELNKLKILLKEHKTQYTISLGISECLANFRFVGSFEAEKKQLDEFIEINSIIPLKYLKNSYQINFLKENRKYLRIHMPMEMKSNRELIESEDFILEAYGKTINVKLESYLRIEELNENIVIF, encoded by the coding sequence ATGAAAATAGTTGTTTTTGATATATGGGGAGATTTAGGGCACTTTCGAGTGCCCTATACCACAAGTTCTCCTTTAACCTTTCCTATTCCTCCTAAAACTGCACTTTATGGAATTGTTGGTGCTGTATTAGGATATGACAAAAAAAATTATTTAGAAAAGTTTCAAAATAGGAAATGGAAATTTGCTATAGGAATAAAAAATAAAATATCTACAATAAGAATAGCTGAAAATGTTATTAATACAAAAGTTGTTAAAATGTTTGCCCGTATGCCAAGGGGAAAATCGTGTAGAACTCAAATTAATTTTGAATTTTTAAAAAATCCATATTTTAGAATATATGTTACATCTTTAGATAACAATGAGTTGAATAAATTAAAAATTTTATTAAAAGAGCATAAAACACAATATACTATATCCCTTGGAATTTCTGAATGTTTGGCGAATTTTAGGTTTGTTGGTTCCTTTGAAGCAGAAAAAAAACAACTGGATGAATTTATTGAGATCAACTCTATTATTCCTTTAAAATATTTAAAAAATTCCTATCAAATAAATTTTTTAAAAGAAAACAGAAAGTATTTAAGAATACATATGCCAATGGAAATGAAATCAAATAGGGAATTAATAGAAAGCGAGGATTTTATTTTAGAAGCATATGGAAAAACTATAAATGTCAAACTTGAAAGTTATTTAAGAATAGAAGAATTAAATGAAAATATTGTAATATTTTAA
- the cas7b gene encoding type I-B CRISPR-associated protein Cas7/Csh2: MCIEKRSEILFCYDVTDANPNGDPLDENKPRIDEETKINIVTDVRLKRTVRDYLYEYKGYNGQNGKDIFVREIIYDKEGHIQDAKLRIEDFMLDEKGEKISKSDLKKYFNKDKLGDGEYLQKMIEIITPNLLKNCIDVRLFGATIPVEYKNSNTGKGSITFTGPVQFKMGRSLHKVELKHIKGTGAFASKAGASQATFREEYVLPYSFICFHGIINEVAAKHTNLTEEDVKELLEAMWNGTKNLISRSKFGQMPRFLLKVTYKESGFFIGDLDKKIKLTGYENDFSIRSIKDFKLDIEELKKSFALNKDKIDSIEYKIDENLSVVGDIPNDWEILEV, translated from the coding sequence ATGTGTATTGAAAAAAGAAGTGAAATTTTATTTTGCTATGATGTAACCGACGCAAATCCCAATGGTGATCCTTTGGATGAAAATAAACCAAGAATTGATGAAGAAACAAAAATTAATATTGTCACAGATGTAAGATTAAAAAGAACAGTTAGAGATTATCTTTATGAATATAAGGGATACAATGGACAAAATGGTAAGGATATTTTTGTAAGGGAAATTATATATGATAAGGAAGGCCATATTCAAGATGCTAAGTTAAGAATTGAAGATTTTATGTTAGATGAAAAAGGGGAAAAAATTTCGAAATCTGATTTAAAAAAATATTTCAATAAAGATAAATTAGGTGATGGAGAATATTTGCAAAAGATGATTGAGATTATAACTCCAAATCTATTAAAAAATTGTATAGATGTAAGACTTTTTGGTGCCACTATACCAGTTGAATATAAAAATAGCAATACAGGAAAGGGTTCAATAACTTTTACAGGACCTGTTCAATTTAAAATGGGACGCTCCCTCCATAAAGTTGAATTAAAACACATAAAAGGAACAGGGGCCTTTGCTTCTAAAGCAGGAGCAAGTCAAGCAACATTTAGAGAGGAATATGTGTTGCCTTATTCTTTTATTTGTTTTCATGGAATAATAAACGAAGTTGCAGCTAAACATACTAATTTAACAGAAGAAGATGTAAAAGAATTATTGGAAGCTATGTGGAACGGAACCAAGAATCTTATTAGTCGCTCCAAATTTGGTCAAATGCCGAGGTTTTTATTAAAAGTTACATATAAAGAATCAGGTTTTTTCATTGGAGATTTAGATAAAAAGATAAAGCTTACTGGATATGAGAATGATTTTAGTATAAGAAGCATAAAGGACTTTAAATTGGATATTGAAGAATTGAAAAAGTCATTTGCACTCAATAAAGATAAAATAGATAGTATAGAATATAAAATAGATGAAAATTTGTCAGTTGTTGGTGATATTCCTAATGATTGGGAGATATTAGAAGTTTAA
- a CDS encoding TIGR02556 family CRISPR-associated protein, which translates to MIEGVYKIGVLQEKRDFLQEFIEDPGNNIKHVFKIVVDISNETNPEYKGIKYEEYDSSKKLKYFYKRGSANGPDKTPTSKITQIEKTFNNKVKKVFKKYLKSNNRFLSEKEKNVISNLQNLIEKNCDKILEDLKNFSSKNGFLKKQDEIKDPSLITFVFFKNGNVSYVGELDLFVNVFKNNENEAYKSFYNKSNIESRASERYCYICGQVASEVWGFVNTYNFYTADKENYIAGGFNREYMWKNYPVCSECAKVLERGKKYINENLSYKFCGFNYLLIPELVIDNKGLLKEILFRTLKKYTDFSLAESKSALIEKVEKRTLRELAKVSNHVNFNFLFYEKSNSAFKILLYLREIAPTRLKFLIEAKDKVDNFERKIDIFKEIKKKGTINFNFSFNFIREFFPNSKRDGRFDNYFLAILNNIFIGKNISMDFLVGRFMEKIRTEFLNDNWIEPWVLKSYKIFIYLEQINVLDRRRQEMKNYQNNYEDFFQENPLFDDEVKKALFLEGVLAQKLLNIQYQERQATPFRSRLNGLKIDEKVAKRLLPEIINKLEEYNKNYYRELEETIGEYLIKSDFKKYSIDEMSYYFTLGMILAKYFSFDKEENKEQ; encoded by the coding sequence ATGATTGAAGGAGTTTACAAAATAGGTGTTTTGCAAGAAAAAAGAGATTTTTTGCAAGAATTTATTGAGGATCCAGGTAATAACATTAAACATGTATTTAAAATTGTTGTTGATATAAGCAATGAAACTAATCCTGAATATAAAGGCATTAAATATGAAGAATATGATTCTTCAAAAAAGTTAAAATATTTTTATAAAAGAGGTTCTGCCAATGGACCTGATAAGACTCCAACTTCCAAAATTACTCAAATAGAAAAAACTTTTAATAACAAAGTTAAGAAAGTTTTTAAAAAATATTTAAAAAGTAACAACAGGTTTTTAAGTGAAAAAGAAAAAAATGTTATTTCTAACCTTCAAAATTTAATAGAAAAGAATTGTGATAAGATTTTAGAAGATTTGAAAAATTTTTCATCTAAAAATGGATTTTTAAAAAAACAAGATGAAATTAAAGATCCGTCGCTTATTACATTTGTTTTTTTTAAAAATGGAAATGTTAGTTATGTTGGAGAGTTAGATTTATTTGTTAATGTATTTAAAAATAATGAAAATGAAGCATACAAGTCTTTTTACAATAAATCCAATATAGAAAGTAGAGCAAGTGAAAGATATTGTTATATATGTGGACAGGTGGCTAGTGAGGTATGGGGTTTTGTAAATACTTATAATTTTTATACAGCAGATAAAGAAAATTACATTGCTGGAGGTTTTAATCGGGAGTATATGTGGAAAAATTATCCTGTATGTTCAGAATGTGCAAAGGTTTTGGAAAGAGGGAAAAAGTATATCAATGAAAATCTTTCATATAAGTTTTGTGGTTTTAATTATTTGCTTATTCCTGAGCTTGTTATTGATAATAAAGGGTTATTAAAAGAAATTTTATTTAGGACCTTAAAAAAATACACAGACTTTTCTTTGGCTGAAAGTAAATCTGCATTAATAGAGAAAGTTGAGAAAAGGACATTAAGAGAGCTTGCTAAAGTAAGTAATCACGTTAATTTTAATTTTTTATTTTACGAAAAATCCAATTCTGCTTTTAAGATTTTGCTTTATTTGAGGGAAATAGCTCCTACAAGACTTAAGTTTTTAATTGAAGCAAAGGACAAAGTGGATAATTTTGAAAGAAAAATTGATATTTTTAAAGAAATAAAAAAGAAGGGTACTATAAACTTTAATTTTAGTTTTAATTTCATAAGAGAATTTTTCCCGAATTCTAAAAGGGATGGAAGATTTGATAATTATTTTCTTGCAATATTAAATAATATTTTTATTGGAAAAAATATTTCAATGGATTTTCTTGTTGGAAGGTTCATGGAAAAAATCAGAACAGAATTTTTAAATGACAACTGGATCGAACCGTGGGTTTTAAAATCCTATAAGATATTTATTTATTTGGAACAAATTAATGTGTTAGATAGAAGGAGGCAGGAAATGAAAAATTATCAAAATAATTATGAGGATTTTTTTCAAGAAAATCCTTTGTTTGATGATGAGGTAAAAAAGGCTTTATTTTTGGAAGGCGTTTTGGCACAGAAGTTGTTAAATATACAATATCAAGAAAGACAAGCTACACCTTTTAGAAGCAGACTTAATGGATTAAAAATTGATGAAAAGGTGGCAAAAAGATTATTGCCAGAAATAATTAATAAATTAGAAGAGTATAACAAAAATTATTATAGAGAACTTGAAGAAACTATTGGAGAATATCTAATAAAATCTGATTTTAAAAAATACTCTATTGATGAGATGAGTTATTATTTTACTCTTGGTATGATATTGGCCAAATATTTTAGTTTTGATAAAGAAGAAAATAAGGAACAATAG
- a CDS encoding RAMP superfamily CRISPR-associated protein: protein MSEGNNIFQIKLKALSPISITKREFGVLYETYHYIPAWTMWNSLVKLYAIKDGSIDYENAKKIFEEIRLSNFYIIEDNDILVNLQDEKRREYISSDLKNAIDVLTNTSLDKALYEREYIKPGRDFVGWIKPTRENVIKFLNELKGKIFFIGADKNTGFGKVRFMDIKTGNTSFLNGKNAKKVIDFIDHPKNNYHLFPVESNRDEFFPFIVREWDGDKGNGMKITYHAKAIGD from the coding sequence ATGTCGGAAGGCAATAACATTTTTCAAATAAAATTAAAAGCTTTATCTCCTATCTCAATTACAAAAAGAGAATTCGGGGTCCTGTATGAAACTTATCATTATATTCCTGCATGGACAATGTGGAATTCTCTTGTGAAGTTATATGCAATTAAAGATGGAAGTATTGATTATGAAAATGCAAAAAAAATCTTTGAGGAGATAAGGCTATCCAATTTTTACATAATTGAAGATAATGATATATTGGTAAATTTACAAGATGAGAAAAGAAGAGAATATATTAGCTCGGATTTAAAAAATGCCATAGATGTTTTAACAAATACTTCTTTGGATAAAGCTTTATATGAGAGAGAATATATAAAACCGGGTAGAGACTTTGTAGGGTGGATTAAACCAACAAGAGAAAATGTGATTAAATTTCTTAATGAATTAAAAGGTAAAATTTTCTTTATCGGTGCTGATAAAAATACTGGATTCGGGAAAGTTCGGTTTATGGATATTAAAACGGGTAATACTTCTTTTTTAAATGGAAAAAATGCAAAAAAGGTGATCGATTTTATAGACCACCCAAAAAATAACTATCATCTTTTTCCTGTTGAATCAAATAGGGATGAATTTTTTCCATTTATTGTAAGAGAGTGGGATGGAGACAAAGGAAATGGAATGAAAATAACTTACCATGCAAAGGCAATAGGGGATTAA
- the cmr4 gene encoding type III-B CRISPR module RAMP protein Cmr4: MADTFLPFKTKKYLAIAKEPVYVGTGGYRIGRVDNTIVRDPATNLPKIPGSTISGNARYYSWLAYKSEGMNLNLGCSKGKKTNDENACGACPVCLSYGFINDKSAQSGLAYFSDARILFFPVSTMIGTVWVTSDEIVKEFIDTIGSNGIEITENQFICSNKMTELPKSNEMKEILNFGWIMLEKKENKDISGWKLKGDNNSEEVSNLKDVFDEIKNKVCVVSTKVFHHIVNSNLETRTSVSINPVTGAAEGGALFTYEALPRGTVFILDVTYENPKNYGKDNPMEEVIGTVEKGFELFSSLGIGGMGTRGFGKIEIKKDKFLSEKDYWESVKEYLKKLQQKSSNLKDKINKQIGEIKTGVNGDTKEKENDIKKDCKKLDALVCVLKLWKVHLESQKEILKKKIDTFEEISSTISSITIEIPEGCREEESNEQ, encoded by the coding sequence ATGGCTGATACATTTTTACCTTTTAAGACAAAAAAATATCTCGCAATTGCAAAAGAGCCTGTTTATGTGGGAACCGGCGGTTATAGAATAGGAAGAGTTGATAATACTATTGTCCGTGATCCTGCAACTAATCTGCCCAAAATTCCCGGCTCTACGATTTCAGGGAATGCAAGGTATTATTCGTGGCTTGCTTATAAATCCGAAGGGATGAATTTGAATCTTGGGTGTTCAAAAGGAAAGAAAACCAATGATGAAAATGCTTGCGGTGCTTGTCCGGTTTGTCTTTCTTACGGTTTTATAAATGATAAAAGTGCACAATCCGGTCTTGCATATTTTTCGGATGCAAGAATTTTGTTTTTTCCTGTTTCAACAATGATAGGAACCGTTTGGGTAACATCGGATGAGATTGTGAAGGAATTTATTGATACTATCGGTTCCAATGGAATAGAAATTACTGAAAATCAATTTATTTGTTCAAATAAAATGACTGAATTGCCTAAAAGTAATGAAATGAAAGAAATATTAAATTTTGGCTGGATAATGCTTGAAAAGAAAGAAAATAAAGATATTAGTGGTTGGAAATTGAAAGGTGATAATAACTCTGAAGAAGTTTCGAATTTAAAAGATGTTTTTGATGAAATAAAAAATAAAGTGTGTGTTGTTTCTACAAAAGTTTTTCACCACATTGTAAATTCAAACCTTGAAACAAGAACTTCTGTTTCGATAAATCCTGTTACAGGCGCAGCAGAAGGCGGAGCATTGTTTACCTATGAGGCATTACCAAGAGGAACGGTTTTTATTCTTGATGTTACTTATGAAAATCCGAAAAATTATGGAAAAGATAATCCAATGGAAGAAGTGATTGGCACAGTTGAAAAAGGATTTGAGCTTTTCTCATCACTCGGAATAGGTGGGATGGGAACGAGAGGATTTGGGAAGATTGAGATAAAAAAGGATAAGTTTTTAAGTGAAAAAGATTATTGGGAAAGTGTAAAAGAGTATTTGAAGAAATTACAACAAAAGTCATCTAATCTTAAAGATAAAATAAATAAACAGATTGGAGAAATTAAGACTGGAGTTAATGGAGATACAAAGGAAAAAGAAAATGACATAAAAAAAGATTGCAAAAAATTGGATGCTTTGGTTTGTGTATTAAAATTATGGAAAGTACATCTTGAATCTCAAAAAGAAATTTTGAAGAAAAAGATTGATACTTTTGAGGAAATATCCAGTACAATTTCAAGTATAACTATAGAAATTCCCGAAGGTTGTAGAGAGGAGGAAAGTAATGAGCAGTAA